A genome region from Flavobacterium sp. CFS9 includes the following:
- a CDS encoding sigma-54-dependent transcriptional regulator, giving the protein MTHKILIIDDEEKLRSLLARIIKSEGFEVIEAKDLKSGFKKLEQTDIDVVLCDVKLPDGNGVDFLQNIKNSFPLIEVILLTAFGNIPDGVQAMKNGAFDYIVKGDDNDKIIPLLYKAVEKVHLQKKVKQLEKRIGDKYSFSTIIGKSKGIEQVIDLAQKVAKTDSTVLLTGETGTGKEVFAQAIHENSNRAGKSFVALNCSTFGKEILESELFGHKQGAFTGALKDKKGFIEEANGGTLFLDEIGEMPIELQAKLLRVLETSEYIPLGETTPKKSNFRLIAATNRDLKVESEEHRFRSDLYFRLNIFEITLPPLRERVKDIALLTHTFVKQFSEKTNKKTLQISDDFIQKLEHYSWPGNIRELKNIIERSVILSSDDTLTSDVLPYEMQQETEKNAKQMSAFSMQSIEKLHIQKVLNYTKGNKAETARLLEIGIATLYRKLDEYGIH; this is encoded by the coding sequence ATGACACATAAAATTTTAATTATAGACGACGAAGAAAAACTAAGAAGTCTTCTGGCCCGCATTATCAAATCGGAAGGATTTGAAGTGATTGAAGCCAAAGATTTAAAATCGGGTTTCAAAAAACTTGAACAAACCGATATTGATGTCGTTTTATGTGATGTAAAATTACCTGACGGAAATGGCGTTGACTTTTTGCAAAATATAAAAAACAGCTTTCCTTTAATCGAAGTGATTTTACTTACCGCTTTCGGGAATATTCCGGATGGTGTTCAGGCCATGAAAAATGGTGCTTTCGATTATATTGTAAAGGGTGACGATAATGATAAAATTATTCCACTACTCTATAAAGCTGTCGAAAAAGTCCATTTGCAAAAAAAGGTAAAACAGCTTGAAAAACGTATTGGAGATAAATATTCTTTCAGTACCATCATAGGAAAATCAAAGGGCATTGAGCAGGTTATCGATTTAGCCCAAAAAGTAGCCAAAACGGACTCGACTGTTTTGCTAACGGGAGAAACCGGTACCGGGAAAGAGGTTTTTGCACAGGCAATCCACGAAAACAGTAATCGTGCAGGCAAATCTTTTGTGGCTCTAAACTGCAGTACTTTCGGTAAAGAAATTTTGGAAAGTGAACTCTTCGGACATAAACAAGGTGCTTTTACCGGAGCTTTAAAAGATAAAAAAGGTTTTATTGAGGAGGCCAATGGCGGCACTTTATTTCTGGATGAGATTGGGGAAATGCCTATTGAACTACAAGCCAAATTATTGCGTGTTTTAGAAACCAGCGAGTACATTCCGCTTGGAGAGACCACACCAAAAAAATCAAATTTCAGACTGATTGCCGCAACAAACAGAGATTTAAAAGTAGAAAGCGAAGAACACCGTTTTCGTTCAGATTTGTATTTCCGTCTGAATATTTTTGAGATTACACTTCCACCTTTGCGCGAAAGGGTAAAAGACATCGCGCTTTTAACACATACTTTTGTTAAACAATTCTCTGAGAAAACAAATAAAAAGACACTACAAATAAGTGATGATTTTATCCAAAAATTAGAACATTATTCCTGGCCGGGAAATATTCGTGAACTTAAAAACATTATCGAAAGGTCGGTTATTCTAAGCAGTGACGACACCCTTACTTCAGATGTTTTACCTTACGAAATGCAGCAGGAAACAGAGAAAAATGCTAAACAAATGTCGGCCTTTTCGATGCAGAGTATTGAAAAACTGCACATTCAGAAGGTTTTAAATTATACGAAAGGCAATAAGGCAGAAACTGCCCGTTTACTCGAAATTGGCATTGCAACTTTGTACCGAAAATTAGACGAGTATGGGATCCATTAA
- a CDS encoding LLM class flavin-dependent oxidoreductase, with amino-acid sequence MKNPISVSLLELAIITQDSNAKETFQKTKEIAQLADNLGYKRFWLAEHHNMAHVASSATVVLIGYIASQTQNIRVGSGGIMLPNHSPLIVAEQFGTLEILYPGRIDLGLGRAPGTDQPTAEAIRKDFFEQAQRFPQNVSKLQDYFSIENATAKVRAFPAEGTNVPIWILGSSMDSAALAAAYGLPYAFAGHFAPRQMMQAFEFYRENFQPSDTLDKPKTMACVNIVAADTNEEAERLSTSLYQMFLNLIRNDRKGLQPPVDSLDAIMSEEERFHVNQMTACTFTGDKIQLETDLKKFINYAQIDELMITSPIFDRQAKLKSIQITKEVIDSLN; translated from the coding sequence ATGAAAAACCCAATTTCAGTCTCATTATTAGAGCTCGCTATCATCACTCAGGATAGCAATGCCAAAGAAACATTTCAAAAAACAAAAGAAATAGCACAATTAGCAGATAATTTAGGATACAAGCGATTCTGGCTTGCAGAACATCACAATATGGCTCATGTCGCCAGTTCGGCTACAGTGGTGTTAATTGGTTACATTGCCAGTCAGACTCAAAATATTCGGGTAGGTTCCGGCGGAATCATGCTGCCCAATCACTCTCCTTTAATAGTAGCGGAGCAATTCGGAACCTTAGAAATACTTTATCCGGGCAGAATTGATTTAGGTTTAGGAAGAGCACCCGGTACAGATCAGCCAACAGCCGAAGCCATTCGAAAAGATTTCTTTGAGCAGGCACAGCGGTTTCCGCAAAACGTAAGCAAACTTCAGGATTACTTTTCGATAGAAAATGCAACAGCAAAAGTGCGGGCATTTCCGGCCGAAGGAACAAATGTTCCTATCTGGATTTTAGGTTCAAGTATGGATAGTGCTGCCCTTGCTGCTGCTTACGGATTGCCTTATGCGTTTGCAGGACATTTTGCTCCAAGACAAATGATGCAGGCGTTTGAATTCTATCGTGAAAATTTCCAGCCATCAGATACATTGGATAAACCCAAAACGATGGCATGCGTCAATATCGTTGCTGCAGATACCAATGAAGAAGCCGAAAGATTGTCTACAAGTTTGTATCAAATGTTTTTAAACTTAATTCGAAACGATCGCAAAGGACTGCAACCACCTGTAGATTCTCTTGATGCTATTATGAGTGAAGAAGAACGCTTTCATGTCAACCAAATGACGGCCTGTACTTTTACAGGGGATAAAATACAGTTGGAGACAGACCTTAAAAAGTTTATCAATTATGCACAGATCGACGAGTTAATGATCACCAGTCCGATATTCGATCGTCAGGCTAAACTTAAAAGTATTCAAATAACAAAAGAAGTTATCGATAGCCTAAATTAA